In Streptantibioticus cattleyicolor NRRL 8057 = DSM 46488, a genomic segment contains:
- a CDS encoding acetylornithine transaminase codes for MSNADVTRRWQHALMDNYGTPRLPLVRGAGAKVWDADGKEYLDLTGGIAVNALGHGHPAVAEAVTAQLGRLGHVSNLFIAEPPVALAERLLRLAGRPGRVFFANSGAEAVEAAFKIARRTGRTHLVATKGGFHGRTMGALALTGQPAKQDPFRPLPGDVTHVPYGDADALRAAVTEETAAVFIEPIQGENGVVVPPEGYLAAVREITRATGTLLVLDEIQTGVGRTGHWFAHQAQGVEPDVVTLAKALGGGLPIGATLAFGPAADLFTPGQHGSTFGGNPVVCAAALAVLDTIEAEGLLEHAGRTGERLRAGIEAIGHPLIDRVRGAGLLLGIVLTEPRAPQVQAAAQDAGLLVNAAVPEVVRLAPPLNLGDDEVDTFLKALPAVLDASGGDPRSGE; via the coding sequence ATGAGCAACGCCGACGTCACCCGGCGGTGGCAGCACGCGCTGATGGACAACTACGGCACCCCGCGCCTGCCGCTGGTGCGCGGCGCCGGCGCCAAGGTGTGGGACGCCGACGGCAAGGAATACCTGGACCTCACCGGCGGCATCGCGGTCAACGCGCTCGGCCACGGCCACCCGGCGGTGGCCGAGGCGGTCACCGCCCAGCTCGGCCGCCTCGGCCACGTCTCCAACCTCTTCATCGCCGAACCGCCGGTGGCGCTCGCCGAACGCCTCCTGCGGCTGGCCGGCCGCCCCGGGCGGGTCTTCTTCGCCAACTCCGGCGCCGAGGCGGTCGAGGCCGCGTTCAAGATCGCCCGGCGCACCGGACGCACCCACCTGGTCGCCACGAAGGGCGGCTTCCACGGCCGCACCATGGGCGCCCTCGCGCTCACCGGTCAGCCCGCCAAGCAGGACCCGTTCCGGCCGCTCCCCGGCGACGTCACCCACGTACCGTACGGGGACGCCGACGCGCTGCGCGCCGCGGTCACCGAGGAGACCGCCGCCGTCTTCATCGAGCCGATCCAGGGCGAGAACGGCGTCGTCGTCCCGCCCGAGGGCTACCTCGCCGCCGTCCGGGAGATCACCCGGGCCACCGGCACCCTGCTGGTGCTGGACGAGATCCAGACCGGCGTCGGCCGCACCGGCCACTGGTTCGCCCACCAGGCCCAGGGCGTCGAGCCGGACGTGGTCACCCTCGCCAAGGCGCTCGGCGGCGGCCTGCCGATCGGCGCCACCCTCGCCTTCGGCCCCGCCGCCGACCTGTTCACCCCCGGCCAGCACGGCAGCACCTTCGGCGGCAACCCGGTGGTCTGCGCCGCCGCCCTCGCCGTTCTCGACACCATCGAGGCCGAGGGGCTGCTGGAACACGCCGGGCGCACCGGCGAGCGGCTGCGCGCCGGGATCGAGGCGATCGGCCACCCGTTGATCGACCGGGTACGCGGTGCGGGGCTGCTGCTGGGTATCGTGCTGACCGAGCCCCGCGCACCCCAGGTGCAGGCGGCGGCTCAGGACGCCGGTCTCCTGGTGAACGCCGCCGTACCCGAGGTGGTACGGCTGGCACCGCCGCTGAACCTGGGCGACGACGAGGTGGACACCTTCCTCAAGGCGCTCCCGGCCGTCCTCGACGCAAGCGGCGGTGACCCACGATCCGGAGAATGA
- a CDS encoding arginine repressor, whose amino-acid sequence MTEAQQGGPAVPQTRTARHRRIVDILNRQPVRSQSQLARMLADDGLSVTQATLSRDLDELGAVKIRNAGGELIYAVPSEGGFRTPMAPLGESVKEERMARLAGELLISAEASANLVVLRTPPGAAQFLASAIDQAEVHDILGTIAGDDTVLLISRAPAGGQALAEHLLKLAERHR is encoded by the coding sequence ATGACCGAGGCGCAGCAGGGCGGCCCGGCCGTACCGCAGACCCGAACCGCGCGGCACCGCCGGATCGTGGACATCCTCAACCGGCAGCCGGTGCGCTCCCAGAGCCAGCTCGCCCGGATGCTCGCCGACGACGGGCTCAGCGTCACCCAGGCCACGCTCTCCCGTGACCTGGACGAACTGGGCGCGGTGAAGATCCGCAACGCCGGCGGCGAGCTGATCTACGCGGTCCCCTCGGAGGGCGGCTTCCGCACCCCGATGGCCCCGCTGGGCGAGTCGGTCAAGGAGGAGCGGATGGCCCGCCTCGCCGGCGAACTGCTGATCTCCGCCGAGGCGTCGGCCAACCTGGTGGTGCTGCGCACCCCGCCCGGCGCCGCCCAGTTCCTCGCCTCCGCCATCGACCAGGCCGAGGTCCACGACATCCTCGGCACCATCGCCGGCGACGACACCGTCCTGCTGATCAGCCGCGCCCCGGCCGGCGGCCAGGCGCTCGCCGAACACCTGCTGAAGCTGGCGGAACGTCACCGCTGA
- a CDS encoding FAD:protein FMN transferase, whose product MSESGGGWPRLRHAEPVMGTVVSFAVAVDGGTRIRARVREAMEQAVAFLHRADAVFSPYRADSDVTRLARGEVTVEGCAPEVAEVLALCERASRATGGWFSTGYAGGLDPTGLVKGWAVERAARMVAAAGARGVCVNGGGDVQLLGRPGPWQPWRVGVADPARPERTLAVVAAAGELAVATSGTAERGEHVLDPHTGEPPAGAPLSLTVVTRSLTDADAWATAAFAMGPRARRWVEDHPRAEAFAVNRDGGTWRTGGFPGGVPAVRPAAAQR is encoded by the coding sequence GTGAGCGAGTCGGGCGGCGGCTGGCCGCGGCTGCGCCACGCCGAGCCGGTGATGGGGACCGTGGTCTCCTTCGCCGTGGCGGTGGACGGCGGCACCCGGATACGGGCCCGGGTGCGGGAGGCGATGGAGCAGGCGGTGGCGTTCCTGCACCGGGCGGACGCGGTCTTCTCCCCGTACCGGGCGGACAGCGACGTGACGCGGCTGGCCCGGGGCGAGGTCACGGTGGAGGGGTGCGCGCCGGAGGTGGCCGAGGTGCTGGCGCTGTGCGAGCGGGCGTCGCGGGCCACCGGCGGCTGGTTCAGCACCGGTTACGCCGGCGGCCTGGACCCGACCGGGCTGGTCAAGGGGTGGGCGGTGGAGCGGGCGGCCCGGATGGTCGCGGCGGCGGGGGCGCGCGGGGTGTGCGTCAACGGCGGCGGGGACGTGCAGTTGCTCGGCCGGCCCGGCCCCTGGCAGCCGTGGCGGGTCGGGGTGGCCGACCCGGCGCGGCCGGAGCGCACCCTGGCGGTGGTGGCCGCCGCCGGTGAGCTGGCGGTGGCCACCTCCGGCACCGCGGAACGCGGCGAGCACGTGCTGGACCCGCACACCGGCGAGCCCCCGGCCGGCGCCCCGCTCTCGCTCACCGTGGTCACCCGTTCCCTCACCGACGCCGACGCCTGGGCCACCGCGGCCTTCGCGATGGGGCCGCGGGCCCGGCGCTGGGTGGAGGACCACCCGCGCGCCGAGGCGTTCGCGGTGAACCGGGACGGCGGCACCTGGCGCACCGGCGGTTTCCCCGGCGGGGTGCCCGCGGTGCGGCCGGCGGCGGCTCAGCGGTGA
- a CDS encoding FMN-binding protein yields the protein MTRNPLRRMTLGAAATVGGIVLLLALKPHSAPAPALAADPAPAAAGPSASARPTGTRTVTGDAIDTRYGPVQLKVALTDGRITAVTAVQMPSDSPRDQEIASYAVPQLTREAITAQSARIDAVSGATYTSDGYVRSLQSALDRAR from the coding sequence ATGACCAGGAATCCGCTGCGCCGCATGACGCTGGGGGCCGCCGCCACGGTCGGCGGGATCGTGCTGCTGCTGGCGCTCAAGCCGCACTCCGCGCCGGCCCCGGCGCTCGCCGCCGACCCGGCCCCCGCCGCCGCGGGGCCCTCCGCGTCCGCCCGTCCCACCGGCACCCGCACCGTCACCGGGGACGCGATCGACACCCGGTACGGGCCCGTACAGCTGAAGGTGGCGCTGACCGACGGCCGGATCACCGCGGTCACCGCGGTCCAGATGCCCTCGGACAGCCCGCGGGACCAGGAGATCGCCTCCTACGCGGTGCCGCAGCTGACCCGGGAGGCGATCACCGCGCAGAGCGCCCGGATCGACGCGGTCTCCGGGGCGACGTACACCAGCGACGGCTACGTCCGGTCGCTGCAGAGCGCGCTGGACCGGGCCCGGTGA
- a CDS encoding ferredoxin reductase family protein, with product MSTTYHRPRTGRPHAAPPPPRPQRSPAPAVLAALYAGGAAVLASWWTSTPTVTGAGGWLTGAGRIAGLLAGYACAVLVALMARVPVLERRVGSDRVARWHAAAGRWTVCLVAAHAVAVLAGYAAQDHRGVAGEAVDVVFHYPDMLIGTAGGVLLIAVGVVSARAVRRRVSYETWYHLHLLTYLAVFLAFFHQVSLGAQFAGDATARVVWCLLYGGAGALVAWYRVWTPVRLNRRHRLRVAAVVPEAPGVCSVVIHGERLAELGAEPGQFMRWRFLSGRLAGTSAPYSLSAPPRDDALRITVKAVGGHSAAVAGLRPGTRVWAEGPYGALTARRRARHKVVLIAGGVGVTPLRALFESLPARPGDLTLLYRAREAEDLALWPELTAIAEARGARVLPLLSGADATRGVLTPDGLRALLPDIAAHDAYLCGPPGLMADAHAALRSAGVPGRRIHHESFEL from the coding sequence TTGAGCACCACGTACCACCGGCCCCGGACGGGGCGCCCGCACGCCGCCCCACCGCCGCCCCGGCCGCAGCGCTCCCCCGCGCCGGCCGTGCTCGCCGCGCTGTACGCGGGGGGCGCGGCGGTGCTCGCCTCGTGGTGGACGAGCACGCCCACGGTGACCGGGGCCGGGGGGTGGCTGACCGGGGCGGGCCGGATCGCCGGGCTGCTGGCCGGGTACGCCTGCGCGGTGCTGGTGGCGCTGATGGCCCGGGTGCCGGTGCTGGAGCGCCGGGTGGGCAGCGACCGGGTGGCCCGCTGGCACGCCGCGGCCGGGCGGTGGACGGTCTGCCTGGTGGCGGCGCACGCGGTGGCGGTGCTCGCGGGGTACGCGGCCCAGGACCACCGCGGGGTGGCCGGCGAGGCGGTGGACGTGGTGTTCCACTACCCGGACATGTTGATCGGCACGGCGGGCGGGGTGCTGCTGATCGCCGTGGGGGTGGTATCGGCCCGCGCGGTGCGCCGCCGGGTGAGCTACGAGACCTGGTACCACCTGCATCTGCTCACCTATCTCGCGGTCTTCCTCGCCTTCTTCCACCAGGTGTCGCTGGGTGCCCAGTTCGCCGGGGACGCCACCGCGCGGGTGGTGTGGTGCCTGCTGTACGGCGGGGCCGGGGCGCTGGTGGCGTGGTACCGGGTGTGGACGCCGGTGCGGCTCAACCGGCGGCACCGGCTGCGGGTGGCGGCGGTGGTGCCGGAGGCGCCGGGGGTCTGCTCGGTGGTGATCCACGGTGAGCGCCTGGCCGAACTGGGCGCGGAACCGGGGCAGTTCATGCGCTGGCGGTTCCTGTCCGGGCGGCTGGCCGGGACGTCTGCGCCGTACTCGCTGTCCGCGCCGCCCCGCGACGACGCCCTGCGGATCACCGTCAAGGCGGTCGGCGGGCACAGCGCGGCGGTGGCCGGGCTGCGGCCCGGCACCCGGGTGTGGGCGGAGGGACCGTACGGCGCGCTGACCGCCCGGCGGCGTGCCCGGCACAAGGTGGTGCTGATCGCCGGGGGCGTGGGGGTCACCCCGCTGCGGGCGCTCTTCGAGTCGCTGCCCGCCCGCCCCGGTGACCTGACGCTGCTGTACCGGGCGCGCGAGGCCGAGGACCTGGCGCTGTGGCCGGAGCTGACGGCGATCGCCGAGGCCCGCGGGGCGCGGGTGCTCCCGCTGCTCAGCGGCGCCGACGCCACCCGCGGTGTGCTCACCCCCGACGGGCTGCGCGCGCTGCTGCCCGACATCGCCGCCCACGACGCCTACCTGTGCGGGCCGCCGGGGCTGATGGCCGACGCCCACGCGGCGCTGCGCTCGGCCGGGGTGCCGGGCCGCCGCATCCACCACGAGTCCTTCGAACTGTGA
- a CDS encoding response regulator transcription factor → MTNPAPTPAAPRTAAPLTREDGSPVRVLVVDDEPDLAEVLGGVLRYEGWEVSVAGDGATALDLAARTRPDAVVLDVMLPDLDGFQVLRRLRALQPHVCVLFLTARDAVEDRVAGITAGGDDYVTKPFSLEEVVARVRGLLRRAGLARRRATGDFADPLLVVGDLAMDEEAREVTRGGEAIELSRTEFELLRFLMRNPRRVLSKSQILDRVWSYDFGGKAHVVELYVSYLRKKIDAGRAPMIHTVRGSGYVLKPAPEASRP, encoded by the coding sequence ATGACGAACCCCGCTCCCACCCCCGCCGCCCCCCGCACCGCCGCCCCGCTCACCCGCGAGGACGGCTCCCCGGTACGCGTCCTGGTGGTGGACGACGAACCCGACCTCGCCGAGGTCCTCGGCGGCGTGCTGCGCTACGAGGGGTGGGAGGTGTCCGTGGCGGGGGACGGCGCCACCGCGCTCGACCTGGCCGCCCGCACCCGTCCCGACGCCGTGGTACTCGACGTGATGCTCCCCGACCTCGACGGCTTCCAGGTGCTGCGCCGGCTGCGGGCGCTCCAGCCGCACGTGTGCGTGCTCTTCCTCACCGCCCGCGACGCCGTCGAGGACCGGGTGGCCGGGATCACCGCCGGCGGCGACGACTACGTCACCAAGCCGTTCAGCCTGGAGGAGGTGGTGGCCCGGGTGCGCGGGCTGCTGCGCCGGGCCGGCCTCGCCCGGCGGCGGGCCACCGGCGACTTCGCCGACCCGCTGCTCGTCGTCGGCGACCTGGCGATGGACGAGGAGGCACGCGAGGTCACCCGGGGCGGCGAGGCGATCGAGCTGTCCCGTACCGAGTTCGAACTGCTGCGGTTCCTGATGCGCAACCCGCGCCGGGTGCTCAGCAAGTCGCAGATCCTCGACCGGGTGTGGTCCTACGACTTCGGCGGCAAGGCACACGTCGTGGAGTTGTACGTCAGCTACCTGCGCAAGAAGATCGACGCCGGGCGCGCCCCGATGATCCACACCGTGCGCGGCTCGGGGTACGTGCTCAAGCCCGCCCCGGAGGCGTCCCGCCCGTGA
- a CDS encoding sensor histidine kinase yields MIPRTAPAGLWPRTLRARLTLGLVVLLALGCAAVGVAAVVAVRGFLTERLDQQLAEAGGRFPASLEHGGRGDPADGGAGGVHSPDTRRQAPGTFGARLVAGRVTDVAVVRSGTDTSVVLDRSDTAALAALPVDGRGHDVRLSRLRHYRLAAVAGHDGDVLVTGLPLEGVEAAVHRLELVGAAVFGGVLLVAGVAGAVWVRWSLRPLSRVAATAASVTRLPLASGAVMLPERVPDADPRTEVGRVGAAFNLMLSHVENALTHRQASEERLRRFAADASHELRTPVASIRGHAELALRHPGPVPPRITHAMERVAAESARMGEMVDDLLLLARLDAGRPLERRPVDLTRLVLDATDDARVAGPGHRWTLDLPAEPVTVAGDRHRLHQVVANLLANARVHTPPGTTVEVRLRDAPDGVTLTVRDDGPGVPEAARDTLFERFVRAELRRHATGGGAGLGLAIVAAVTAAHGGSVAVDSTPAGAVFTVCLPHGEDRVTVP; encoded by the coding sequence GTGATCCCCCGTACCGCCCCGGCCGGACTGTGGCCGCGCACCCTGCGGGCCCGGCTCACCCTCGGCCTGGTGGTGCTGCTCGCGCTGGGCTGCGCCGCGGTCGGGGTGGCCGCGGTGGTCGCGGTCCGCGGCTTCCTCACCGAACGCCTCGACCAGCAGCTCGCCGAGGCCGGCGGACGGTTCCCGGCCAGCCTGGAGCACGGCGGGCGGGGCGATCCGGCGGACGGCGGCGCGGGCGGCGTCCATTCCCCCGACACCCGCCGGCAGGCCCCCGGCACCTTCGGCGCCCGCCTGGTGGCCGGCCGGGTGACCGACGTGGCGGTGGTCCGCTCCGGCACCGACACCAGCGTCGTCCTGGACCGGTCCGACACCGCCGCGCTGGCCGCCCTGCCGGTCGACGGCCGCGGCCACGACGTCCGCCTGTCGCGGCTGCGCCACTACCGGCTCGCCGCGGTCGCCGGCCACGACGGCGACGTGCTGGTCACCGGGTTGCCGCTGGAGGGCGTGGAGGCCGCCGTGCACCGGCTGGAACTGGTCGGCGCCGCGGTCTTCGGCGGGGTGCTGCTGGTGGCCGGGGTGGCCGGGGCGGTATGGGTGCGCTGGTCGCTGCGTCCGCTGAGCCGGGTGGCGGCCACCGCGGCCTCGGTGACCCGGCTGCCGCTGGCCAGCGGCGCGGTGATGCTCCCGGAGCGGGTGCCGGACGCCGATCCGCGCACCGAGGTGGGCCGGGTCGGCGCCGCGTTCAACCTGATGCTCAGCCACGTGGAGAACGCGCTCACCCACCGGCAGGCCAGCGAGGAACGGCTGCGCCGGTTCGCCGCCGACGCCAGCCACGAACTGCGCACCCCGGTCGCCTCCATCCGCGGCCACGCCGAACTGGCGCTGCGCCACCCCGGCCCGGTGCCGCCGCGGATCACCCACGCCATGGAACGGGTGGCCGCCGAGTCGGCCCGGATGGGCGAGATGGTCGACGACCTGCTGCTCCTCGCCCGCCTGGACGCGGGACGGCCGCTGGAGCGCCGACCGGTGGACCTGACCCGGCTGGTGCTGGACGCCACCGACGACGCCCGGGTGGCCGGCCCCGGCCACCGCTGGACGCTCGACCTGCCCGCCGAGCCGGTCACGGTGGCCGGCGACCGCCACCGCCTCCACCAGGTGGTGGCCAACCTGCTGGCCAACGCCCGCGTCCACACCCCGCCCGGCACCACCGTGGAGGTGCGGCTACGCGACGCCCCCGACGGCGTCACCCTCACCGTGCGCGACGACGGGCCCGGGGTGCCCGAGGCCGCCCGCGACACCCTCTTCGAACGCTTCGTCCGCGCCGAGCTGCGCCGCCACGCCACCGGCGGCGGCGCCGGGCTGGGCCTGGCCATCGTGGCCGCCGTCACCGCCGCGCACGGCGGCTCGGTGGCGGTCGACAGCACCCCCGCGGGCGCCGTCTTCACCGTCTGCCTGCCGCACGGCGAGGACCGCGTTACGGTGCCGTAG
- a CDS encoding DUF488 domain-containing protein — MATRKPQVRVGRIYDDPQPGDGTRVLVDRVWPRGVAKDRAALDEWAKDAAPSTGLRKWYGHDSERYEEFRRRYRAELSDDAHREAVHHLRDLARHGPLTLLTATRDVDRSQAPVLAEVVRDGH, encoded by the coding sequence ATGGCCACCAGGAAACCGCAGGTACGCGTCGGCCGGATCTACGACGACCCGCAGCCGGGGGACGGCACCCGGGTGCTGGTCGACCGGGTGTGGCCGCGTGGTGTGGCCAAGGACCGGGCGGCGCTGGACGAGTGGGCCAAGGACGCGGCGCCCTCCACCGGACTGCGCAAGTGGTACGGGCACGACAGCGAGCGCTACGAGGAGTTCCGCCGCCGCTACCGCGCCGAACTCTCCGACGACGCCCACCGCGAGGCCGTCCACCACCTGCGCGACCTCGCCCGGCACGGCCCGCTGACCCTGCTGACCGCCACCCGGGACGTGGACCGCTCCCAGGCGCCGGTCCTCGCCGAGGTGGTACGCGACGGCCACTGA
- the argH gene encoding argininosuccinate lyase, translating into MNEQQDVRLWGGRFADGPADSLAKLSASVHFDWRLAPYDIAGSRAHARVLHAAGLLTEDELTRMLAGLGRLEADVADGSFTGTIADEDVHTALERGLLERLGPELGGKLRAGRSRNDQVATLFRMYLRDHARIIGGLIAELQEALVGLAEVHADVVMPGRTHLQHAQPVLFAHHVLAHVQALSRDAERLRQWDERTAVSPYGSGALAGSSLGLDPQAVAADLGFEHGSAANSIDGTASRDFVAEFAFITAMIGIDLSRIAEEVIIWNTKEFSFVTLHDAFSTGSSIMPQKKNPDIAELARGKSGRLIGNLTGLLATLKALPLAYNRDLQEDKEPVFDSCDQLEVLLPAFTGMMATLTVNRERMAELAPAGFSLATDVAEWLVKQGVPFRVAHEVAGECVKVCEASGIELHELTDEQFAAISPHLTPEVREVLDVRGALAARSGRGGTAPVAVAVQLAEVKEDLAAQFAWARAKR; encoded by the coding sequence GTGAACGAGCAGCAGGACGTACGCCTGTGGGGCGGCCGGTTCGCGGACGGACCGGCCGACTCCCTGGCCAAGCTGAGCGCCTCGGTCCACTTCGACTGGCGGCTCGCCCCCTACGACATCGCCGGCTCCAGGGCCCACGCCCGGGTGCTCCACGCTGCCGGACTGCTCACCGAGGACGAGCTGACCCGGATGCTGGCCGGCCTCGGCCGGCTCGAAGCGGACGTCGCCGACGGCTCGTTCACCGGCACCATCGCCGACGAGGACGTGCACACCGCGCTGGAGCGCGGACTGCTGGAGCGCCTCGGCCCCGAACTCGGCGGCAAACTGCGGGCCGGCCGCTCCCGCAACGACCAGGTCGCCACGTTGTTCCGGATGTACCTGCGGGACCACGCCCGGATCATCGGCGGACTGATCGCCGAACTCCAGGAGGCGCTGGTCGGCCTCGCCGAGGTCCACGCCGACGTGGTCATGCCCGGCCGCACCCACCTCCAGCACGCCCAGCCGGTGCTCTTCGCCCACCACGTCCTCGCCCACGTCCAGGCGCTCTCCCGGGACGCCGAACGGCTGCGCCAGTGGGACGAGCGCACCGCGGTCTCCCCGTACGGCTCCGGGGCGCTGGCCGGCTCCTCGCTGGGGCTCGACCCGCAGGCGGTCGCCGCCGACCTGGGTTTCGAGCACGGCAGCGCGGCCAACTCCATCGACGGCACCGCCTCCCGGGACTTCGTCGCCGAGTTCGCCTTCATCACCGCCATGATCGGCATCGACCTGTCGCGGATCGCGGAGGAGGTGATCATCTGGAACACCAAGGAGTTCTCCTTCGTGACCCTGCACGACGCCTTCTCCACCGGCTCGTCGATCATGCCGCAGAAGAAGAACCCGGACATCGCCGAGCTGGCGCGCGGCAAGTCCGGGCGGCTCATCGGCAACCTCACCGGGCTGCTGGCCACCTTGAAGGCGCTGCCGCTGGCCTACAACCGCGACCTGCAGGAGGACAAGGAGCCGGTCTTCGACTCCTGCGACCAGCTGGAGGTCCTGCTCCCGGCGTTCACCGGGATGATGGCCACCTTGACCGTCAACCGGGAACGGATGGCCGAGCTGGCCCCGGCCGGCTTCTCGCTCGCCACCGACGTGGCCGAGTGGCTGGTCAAGCAGGGCGTGCCGTTCCGGGTGGCGCACGAGGTGGCGGGGGAGTGTGTCAAGGTCTGCGAGGCGTCCGGGATCGAGCTGCACGAGCTGACCGACGAGCAGTTCGCGGCGATCTCCCCGCACCTGACCCCCGAGGTCCGCGAGGTGCTGGACGTCCGCGGCGCGCTGGCGGCCCGCAGCGGCCGGGGCGGCACCGCGCCGGTCGCCGTGGCGGTGCAGCTCGCCGAGGTCAAGGAGGACCTCGCCGCCCAGTTCGCCTGGGCCCGCGCCAAGCGCTGA
- a CDS encoding TetR/AcrR family transcriptional regulator, which yields MSFDREQVLRAAAAVLTRRATASMDEIARAAGISRATLHRHFPGRDALVRALGTLGIEQTEECLDAARIEEGDPEEAVRRLIREAVPISGFLAFLYGENQLYDLPEMAEGWARIDERVGALFRRGQEAGRFRYDLTPAWLCEALYALIAASGWCVQDGKVAARDGARLVGDLLLGGMLREPA from the coding sequence ATGAGCTTCGATCGTGAGCAGGTGCTGCGGGCCGCCGCGGCCGTACTGACCCGGCGGGCCACCGCGTCGATGGACGAGATAGCCCGGGCGGCGGGCATCAGCCGGGCCACCCTGCACCGCCACTTCCCGGGCCGCGACGCGCTCGTCCGGGCGCTGGGCACGCTCGGCATCGAGCAGACCGAGGAGTGCCTGGACGCCGCCCGGATCGAGGAGGGCGACCCGGAGGAGGCGGTGCGCCGGCTCATCCGGGAGGCCGTGCCCATCTCCGGCTTCCTCGCCTTCCTCTACGGCGAGAACCAGCTCTACGACCTGCCGGAGATGGCCGAGGGGTGGGCCCGCATCGACGAGCGGGTCGGCGCCCTGTTCCGCCGCGGCCAGGAGGCCGGCCGGTTCCGCTACGACCTCACCCCGGCCTGGCTGTGCGAGGCGCTCTACGCGCTGATCGCCGCCTCCGGCTGGTGCGTCCAGGATGGCAAGGTGGCCGCCCGGGACGGCGCCCGGCTCGTCGGCGACCTGCTCCTGGGCGGCATGCTGCGGGAGCCCGCATGA
- a CDS encoding MFS transporter, whose product MTPRTMTAPAAPAPPHPARWWALGVLTLALLLVAVDATVLALAMPFLSEDLRPSSTQLLWIGDVYSFVIAGLLVSMGGLGDRIGRKKLLLGGAAAFGLLSMVAAYASGPAMLIAARALMGVAGATLMPSTLAMIRNLFSDARERSFAIGVWGSASMAGAAVGPVIGGFLLERFWWGSVFLINIPVMAVLILFGVRLLPESRDPAPGPWDAPSVLLSLVGMVGVVYAVKEAAAYGVRPGPVVAGVAGALALTAFVRRQLTIDAPLLDMRLFRHRGFTASVLSDLMTVLGMAGMIFFLSQFLQLVQHRSPLQAGLAEVPATLGAVVTGLLAGQAARRWSVRAVVAGGLAAIGAALAALTAVTPHTGYPLLGVVLLVLGVGAGFSFTVTADVILSSVPKEQAGAASAVSETAYELGTALGIALLGSVVTGFYSGIAAPSGVPAAAADQARQSLAGAVEAAGTLPADLGQALLTAAREAFTSGLRVASGVGAAVLLLAALWAWRGLRGQRLEDHPGE is encoded by the coding sequence ATGACCCCGCGCACCATGACCGCCCCGGCCGCCCCCGCGCCGCCGCACCCGGCCCGCTGGTGGGCGCTGGGCGTGCTCACCCTGGCGCTGCTGCTGGTCGCGGTGGACGCCACCGTGCTGGCGCTGGCCATGCCGTTCCTCAGCGAGGACCTGCGGCCCTCCTCCACCCAGCTGCTGTGGATCGGCGACGTCTACTCGTTCGTCATCGCCGGACTGCTGGTCTCCATGGGCGGCCTCGGCGACCGCATCGGGCGCAAGAAGCTGCTGCTCGGCGGGGCCGCCGCCTTCGGGCTGCTGTCCATGGTGGCCGCCTACGCCAGCGGCCCGGCGATGCTCATCGCGGCCCGCGCGCTGATGGGGGTGGCCGGGGCGACGCTGATGCCCTCCACCCTGGCGATGATCCGCAACCTGTTCAGCGACGCCCGGGAGCGCTCGTTCGCGATCGGGGTGTGGGGGTCGGCCTCGATGGCCGGCGCCGCGGTCGGCCCGGTCATCGGCGGCTTCCTGCTGGAACGATTCTGGTGGGGCTCGGTCTTCCTGATCAACATCCCGGTGATGGCGGTGCTGATCCTCTTCGGCGTCCGGCTGCTGCCCGAGTCGCGCGACCCCGCGCCCGGCCCGTGGGACGCGCCCAGCGTGCTGCTCTCCCTGGTAGGGATGGTGGGGGTGGTCTACGCGGTCAAGGAGGCCGCCGCCTACGGGGTGCGGCCGGGACCGGTGGTGGCCGGGGTGGCCGGGGCGCTGGCGCTCACCGCGTTCGTGCGCCGCCAACTCACCATCGACGCGCCCCTGCTGGACATGCGGCTCTTCCGGCACCGGGGCTTCACCGCCTCGGTCCTGTCCGACCTGATGACCGTGCTCGGCATGGCCGGGATGATCTTCTTCCTCTCCCAGTTCCTCCAACTGGTCCAGCACCGCTCGCCGTTGCAGGCCGGGCTCGCCGAGGTGCCGGCCACGCTGGGGGCCGTGGTCACCGGGCTGCTGGCCGGCCAGGCGGCCCGCCGCTGGTCGGTACGGGCCGTGGTGGCCGGTGGCCTGGCCGCCATCGGGGCGGCCCTCGCGGCGCTGACCGCCGTCACCCCGCACACCGGCTACCCGCTGCTGGGCGTGGTGCTGCTGGTGCTCGGGGTGGGCGCCGGCTTCTCGTTCACCGTCACGGCCGACGTGATCCTCTCCTCGGTGCCCAAGGAGCAGGCCGGCGCCGCCTCCGCGGTCTCCGAGACCGCCTACGAACTCGGCACCGCGCTCGGCATCGCCCTGCTCGGCTCGGTGGTCACCGGGTTCTACTCCGGCATCGCGGCGCCCTCCGGCGTCCCGGCCGCCGCCGCCGACCAGGCGCGTCAGTCACTGGCCGGCGCCGTGGAGGCCGCCGGGACGCTCCCGGCCGACCTGGGCCAGGCGCTGCTGACCGCCGCCCGCGAGGCGTTCACCAGCGGGCTGCGGGTGGCCTCCGGGGTGGGCGCCGCCGTCCTGCTGCTGGCCGCCCTGTGGGCCTGGCGGGGCTTGCGCGGACAGCGGCTCGAAGACCACCCGGGGGAGTGA